A DNA window from Amycolatopsis sp. DSM 110486 contains the following coding sequences:
- a CDS encoding Glu/Leu/Phe/Val dehydrogenase dimerization domain-containing protein, whose amino-acid sequence MTEGVFGRHSGHEQVVYCHDEASGLKAIIGIYSTALGPALGGTRFYPYATEDDALDDVLALSKGMAYKNALAGLDLGGGKAVILGDPATMKSEALLRAYGRFVQSLGGRYITACDVGTYVHDMDVVARETKFVTGRSPEDGGAGDSSVLTAYGVYQGMRASADHVWGVPELAGRRVGVAGVGKVGHILVGHLVEAGAQVVITDVSAPALERTRAAYPGVEVVSDVDTLIRTDLDVFAPCALGGVLTDERVAALQARIVCGAANNQLAHPGVDKLLDDRGILFAPDYLVNAGGVIQVDDERHGFDFARAQRKTTAIFDTTKAVYALAKADGVPPAAAADRLAERRMADVGRLRSILTV is encoded by the coding sequence GTGACCGAAGGAGTGTTCGGCCGGCACAGCGGCCATGAACAAGTCGTGTACTGCCACGACGAGGCCAGCGGCCTCAAAGCCATCATCGGCATTTACTCCACCGCACTGGGCCCGGCGCTCGGCGGCACTCGCTTCTACCCCTACGCCACCGAGGACGACGCGCTCGACGACGTGCTCGCGCTCTCCAAGGGGATGGCGTACAAGAACGCGCTGGCCGGACTCGACCTCGGCGGCGGCAAGGCCGTGATCCTCGGCGACCCGGCCACGATGAAGTCCGAAGCGCTGCTGCGTGCATACGGCCGCTTCGTGCAGTCCCTCGGCGGCCGCTACATCACGGCCTGCGACGTGGGCACGTACGTGCACGACATGGACGTGGTGGCCCGCGAGACCAAGTTCGTCACCGGCCGCTCACCCGAAGACGGCGGTGCGGGCGACTCCTCGGTGCTCACCGCGTACGGCGTCTACCAGGGCATGCGCGCTTCGGCTGACCACGTGTGGGGCGTGCCCGAGCTGGCCGGCCGCCGCGTCGGCGTCGCCGGGGTCGGCAAGGTCGGGCACATCCTGGTGGGCCACCTCGTCGAAGCCGGCGCGCAGGTCGTGATCACCGACGTGTCGGCGCCCGCGCTGGAGCGCACGCGCGCCGCGTACCCGGGCGTCGAGGTCGTGTCCGATGTGGACACCCTGATCCGCACGGACCTCGACGTCTTCGCCCCGTGCGCTCTCGGTGGCGTGCTCACGGACGAGAGGGTGGCCGCGCTGCAAGCCCGCATCGTGTGCGGTGCCGCGAACAACCAGCTCGCCCACCCGGGCGTCGACAAGCTCCTCGACGACCGCGGCATCCTCTTCGCGCCCGACTACCTGGTCAACGCCGGCGGCGTCATCCAGGTCGACGACGAACGCCACGGCTTCGACTTCGCCCGCGCCCAGCGCAAGACCACGGCCATCTTCGACACCACGAAGGCCGTGTACGCCCTGGCCAAGGCCGACGGCGTCCCGCCCGCCGCGGCGGCCGACCGCCTCGCAGAGCGCCGCATGGCCGACGTCGGCCGGCTGCGTTCGATCCTCACGGTCTGA
- a CDS encoding kynureninase yields the protein MTTLDSLRADDNALAPHYSRFRVADRLLLSAHSHQAWPDVAEEGLAEAFADAARDVDEKWTAAFAKADELRAGFRALLSDQHGEYALGANTHELVIRFLSAIELRSRPRLVTTGGEFHTLRRQLARLEEEGVEVVRVPVDPVPTLAERVAAEVDENTAAVLVSAVLFETARLVPGLAHLADVCRAGNVELVVDAYHALGVVPFSLHDLGLTNAWVVGGGYKYLQLGEGNCFLRLPAHAQELRPVVTGWYAEFGALADRQRPDRVAYATGGDRFAGATYDPSSHYRGVRVQRFFAEHGLTPEFLRTVSQHQVGLLAQCFDDLGLPADVVSRDRETPPGMIGGFLSLRSPSAGDLQNALAEHGVRTDSRGSYLRFGPAPYLSDAQLEAAMATLGKVVAG from the coding sequence GTGACGACGCTGGATTCTCTGCGCGCGGACGACAACGCGCTCGCGCCGCACTACTCGCGCTTCCGTGTGGCCGACCGGTTGCTGCTCTCGGCGCACTCGCACCAGGCCTGGCCCGACGTCGCGGAGGAGGGTCTGGCCGAGGCGTTCGCCGACGCGGCCCGCGACGTCGACGAGAAGTGGACCGCCGCGTTCGCCAAGGCCGACGAGCTGCGCGCCGGCTTCCGCGCGCTGCTGTCCGACCAGCACGGCGAGTACGCCCTGGGCGCCAACACCCACGAGCTCGTGATCCGGTTCCTCTCGGCGATCGAGCTGCGGTCCCGCCCGCGCCTGGTCACCACCGGCGGCGAGTTCCACACCCTGCGCCGCCAGCTCGCACGGCTGGAGGAAGAGGGCGTCGAAGTCGTGCGGGTGCCCGTGGACCCCGTGCCGACGCTGGCCGAACGCGTGGCCGCGGAGGTCGACGAGAACACGGCGGCCGTGCTCGTGTCCGCCGTGTTGTTCGAGACCGCGCGGCTCGTGCCCGGGCTCGCGCACCTGGCCGACGTTTGCCGCGCCGGCAATGTCGAACTGGTCGTGGACGCCTACCACGCCTTGGGCGTCGTGCCGTTCTCGCTGCACGACCTGGGACTCACCAACGCGTGGGTGGTCGGCGGCGGCTACAAGTACCTCCAGCTCGGCGAGGGCAACTGCTTCCTGCGCCTGCCGGCCCACGCGCAGGAGCTGCGCCCGGTCGTCACCGGCTGGTACGCGGAGTTCGGCGCGCTCGCCGACCGGCAGCGCCCGGACCGCGTCGCCTACGCCACCGGCGGCGACCGCTTCGCCGGCGCTACCTACGACCCGTCGAGCCACTACCGCGGCGTGCGCGTGCAGCGGTTCTTCGCCGAGCACGGCCTGACGCCGGAGTTCCTGCGCACGGTGTCGCAGCACCAGGTCGGCCTGCTCGCGCAGTGCTTCGACGACCTCGGCCTGCCCGCCGACGTGGTGTCGAGGGACCGCGAGACGCCGCCGGGGATGATCGGCGGGTTCCTGTCGCTGCGCAGCCCCTCGGCCGGCGACCTGCAGAACGCGCTGGCCGAGCACGGCGTCCGGACCGACAGCAGGGGCTCCTACCTGCGGTTCGGCCCGGCGCCGTACCTGTCGGATGCCCAGCTGGAAGCAGCGATGGCGACACTCGGGAAGGTCGTCGCCGGCTGA
- a CDS encoding tryptophan 2,3-dioxygenase, which produces MTQTDDTQAALSYTSYLALDEVLQAQRPRSDEHDELLFIVIHQVYELWFKQILHEAEFLQANLEAGNTAHAIRTLRRILTVLKVIVAQLDVLETMTPSQFTSFRARLDASSGFQSAQFRELEAVLGRRDERVFAHYPEGGEQRARIAAAMARPSVFDSFLKYLANSGYAVDRDRDVTRPVAPSAELQAVLLKVYQDDGGPSVVAECLVDLDEGMQEWRYRHVKMVERTIGDKTGTGGSSGATYLRTTLFQPMFPDLWAVRSKL; this is translated from the coding sequence ATGACCCAGACCGACGACACGCAGGCTGCGCTGAGCTACACGTCGTACCTCGCGCTCGACGAGGTGCTCCAGGCCCAGCGCCCGCGTTCCGACGAGCACGACGAGCTGCTGTTCATCGTGATCCACCAGGTGTACGAGCTGTGGTTCAAGCAGATCCTGCACGAGGCGGAGTTCCTGCAGGCCAACCTCGAAGCCGGCAACACCGCGCACGCGATCCGCACGCTGCGGCGGATCCTCACGGTGCTGAAGGTGATCGTCGCGCAGCTCGACGTGCTGGAGACCATGACGCCCAGCCAGTTCACGAGCTTCCGCGCGCGCCTCGACGCGTCCAGCGGCTTCCAGTCGGCCCAGTTCCGCGAGCTGGAGGCGGTGCTCGGCCGCCGCGACGAGCGCGTGTTCGCGCACTACCCGGAAGGCGGCGAGCAGCGCGCCCGGATCGCCGCCGCGATGGCCCGGCCGTCGGTCTTCGACTCGTTCCTCAAATACCTCGCGAACAGCGGTTATGCCGTGGACCGTGATCGAGACGTCACCCGGCCGGTGGCACCGTCGGCGGAACTGCAGGCGGTACTGCTGAAGGTCTACCAGGACGACGGCGGCCCCTCGGTGGTCGCGGAGTGCCTCGTCGACCTCGACGAAGGGATGCAGGAGTGGCGCTACCGGCACGTGAAGATGGTCGAGCGGACCATCGGCGACAAGACCGGGACGGGCGGGTCGTCGGGCGCGACGTACCTGCGGACCACCCTCTTCCAGCCGATGTTCCCGGACCTGTGGGCCGTGCGGAGCAAGTTGTGA
- a CDS encoding PaaX family transcriptional regulator C-terminal domain-containing protein, giving the protein MPEPSPTGPQELVITLLGSYARPRESRRVWSGGLVSLLTELGFSDGAARIALTRLVNRDLLARHREGRLVHYSLTSRTIAVLADGDRRIFSLGRRDRPAGPWTVLWQNIPETRRQARETLVRRLRFLGFGPVQDGTWIAPHDREAEVLGLLAELGVTEHAGLMLGTPSAALDVRRFAGRAWDLDELSARYDAFVTEFGGSPHDLPDAQAFTVRTRLVHEFRVFPSLDPELPGELIPAPGRRAAAVELFHDLYAALAPAAQRHFDRAVRTSDFDEVRNP; this is encoded by the coding sequence GTGCCCGAACCATCGCCCACCGGACCGCAGGAGCTGGTGATCACGCTCCTCGGCAGCTACGCGCGGCCGCGCGAGAGCCGGCGCGTGTGGTCGGGCGGCCTCGTGTCGCTGCTCACCGAGCTGGGCTTCTCCGACGGCGCCGCCCGCATCGCGCTCACCCGGCTGGTCAACCGCGACCTGCTGGCGCGCCACCGCGAAGGCCGGCTGGTGCACTACTCGCTCACGAGCCGCACCATCGCGGTCCTGGCCGACGGCGACCGGCGCATCTTCAGCCTCGGCCGCCGCGACCGGCCCGCCGGCCCGTGGACGGTGCTGTGGCAGAACATCCCCGAGACCCGCCGCCAGGCCCGCGAGACGCTCGTGCGGCGCTTGCGGTTCCTCGGCTTCGGCCCGGTGCAGGACGGCACGTGGATCGCGCCGCACGACCGCGAGGCCGAGGTGCTCGGCCTGCTCGCCGAGCTCGGCGTGACCGAGCACGCCGGCCTGATGCTGGGCACTCCGTCGGCGGCGCTGGACGTCCGCCGGTTCGCCGGGCGGGCCTGGGACCTCGACGAGCTGTCGGCCCGCTATGACGCGTTCGTGACCGAGTTCGGTGGCAGCCCGCACGATCTGCCCGACGCGCAAGCGTTTACGGTGCGAACGAGACTGGTGCACGAGTTCCGCGTGTTCCCGTCGCTCGATCCCGAGCTGCCCGGCGAGCTGATTCCCGCGCCCGGCCGGCGCGCGGCGGCCGTCGAGCTCTTCCACGACCTGTACGCCGCGCTGGCGCCCGCGGCGCAACGGCACTTCGATCGTGCCGTGCGGACCAGTGATTTCGACGAGGTGAGGAACCCATGA
- a CDS encoding SDR family NAD(P)-dependent oxidoreductase, with protein MKRLVVVTGGTRGIGAAIAERFTAAGDTVHAPGRRECDVTDEQAVRSYFADLGPVDVLVNNAGISSSAPTAKTSMEDWRAQFEVNATGAFLCTREVLPGMRSRDRGRIVTVASTAGHVGYRYTTGYTASKHAAVGLMRAVAAEITGTGVTANAVCPAFVRTDMTADSVARIRERTGRDEADAEAALAAASPLGRLLEPSEVAFAVAFFAAEEAAAINGQTLVLDGGGIQK; from the coding sequence ATGAAACGGCTGGTGGTCGTCACCGGCGGCACTCGCGGCATCGGCGCAGCGATCGCGGAACGGTTTACGGCGGCGGGTGACACAGTGCACGCGCCGGGCAGACGTGAGTGCGACGTGACCGACGAGCAGGCCGTGCGCTCGTACTTCGCCGATTTGGGCCCGGTCGACGTGCTCGTGAACAACGCCGGGATCTCGTCGAGCGCTCCCACCGCGAAGACGTCGATGGAGGACTGGCGAGCGCAGTTCGAGGTCAACGCGACCGGCGCGTTCCTGTGCACCCGCGAGGTGCTGCCGGGGATGCGCTCGCGCGACCGCGGCCGGATCGTCACGGTGGCCTCGACCGCCGGGCACGTCGGTTACCGTTACACCACGGGCTATACGGCCTCGAAGCACGCCGCGGTGGGGCTGATGCGCGCGGTCGCCGCGGAGATCACCGGGACCGGGGTGACGGCCAACGCGGTGTGCCCGGCGTTCGTGCGCACCGACATGACGGCCGACTCGGTCGCCCGCATCCGCGAACGCACCGGCCGCGACGAAGCCGACGCCGAAGCGGCTTTGGCGGCCGCGTCACCGTTGGGGCGGTTGCTCGAACCCTCGGAGGTCGCCTTCGCGGTGGCGTTCTTCGCCGCCGAGGAAGCGGCCGCGATCAATGGACAGACCCTCGTACTCGATGGTGGAGGAATTCAGAAATGA
- a CDS encoding enoyl-CoA hydratase family protein — protein MSPFRATAPITKSWDHFEFTVDDGVATLTFNRPEKLNALTFDVYADLRDLVTELPHRGDVKVLVITGQGRGFCSGGDVEEIIGELQKMETAELLEFTRMTGAVVKALRETPIPVIAAVNGVAAGAGSVIALASDFRVLAKSAKFAFLFTKVGLAGADMGSAYLLPRLVGLGRATELLMLGDKLDSARAEAIGLATSVVEDSELAPTAAALARRLADGPALAYSTTKVLLTRELDMDLGSSIELEAMTQALLMTAHDHKEFYAAWSAGRSPQWTGR, from the coding sequence ATGAGCCCGTTCCGTGCGACTGCCCCGATCACGAAGTCGTGGGACCACTTCGAGTTCACCGTGGACGACGGCGTGGCCACGTTGACGTTCAACCGCCCGGAGAAGCTGAACGCGCTGACGTTTGACGTGTATGCGGATTTGCGGGACCTGGTCACGGAGCTGCCCCACCGCGGCGACGTGAAGGTGCTCGTGATCACCGGCCAGGGACGGGGCTTCTGCTCGGGCGGGGATGTCGAGGAGATCATCGGCGAACTCCAGAAGATGGAGACCGCGGAGCTGCTCGAGTTCACGCGCATGACCGGCGCGGTCGTGAAGGCGTTGCGGGAGACTCCCATTCCGGTCATCGCCGCTGTCAACGGCGTGGCGGCCGGTGCCGGGTCGGTCATCGCGTTGGCGTCGGACTTCCGTGTGCTGGCGAAGTCGGCGAAGTTCGCGTTCCTGTTCACGAAGGTCGGCTTGGCCGGCGCGGACATGGGCTCGGCATACCTGCTGCCCCGGCTGGTGGGCCTCGGCCGGGCCACGGAACTGCTGATGCTGGGCGACAAGCTGGACTCGGCCCGGGCTGAGGCGATCGGACTGGCGACGTCGGTCGTGGAGGACTCCGAGCTGGCGCCGACGGCCGCTGCGCTGGCCCGCCGCCTCGCTGACGGGCCGGCGTTGGCGTACTCGACTACGAAGGTCCTGCTGACCCGTGAGCTGGACATGGACCTGGGGTCGTCGATCGAACTCGAGGCGATGACGCAGGCGTTGCTGATGACGGCTCACGACCACAAGGAGTTCTACGCCGCTTGGTCGGCGGGGCGTAGTCCACAGTGGACTGGTCGGTGA
- a CDS encoding 2-keto-4-pentenoate hydratase, with protein sequence MADDDLAWRLHKATHGGPAVAPEPLADLADAYRVSRSTRDLALAAGDRLAGYKIGLTSEPARATYSAAEPALGYVLASTVLDPGQPLSTADLFAPRAEVEIAFILGRPLSGPDTTAENVLAATAAIAPAFEIVDSRWSGGPTTLPMLAADNTNAAYALLGPQVPVPQDLSAITCTLTIGDRVVPGASTAVLNGNPAAAIAWLANHLATTGDEIPAGALILTGTLCAPTPFTGGESLAADIPGLGSVTLATK encoded by the coding sequence GTGGCGGACGACGACCTGGCCTGGCGCCTGCACAAGGCCACCCACGGCGGCCCCGCCGTCGCCCCCGAACCCCTGGCCGATCTCGCGGACGCCTACCGCGTCTCCCGATCGACCCGCGACCTGGCCCTGGCCGCCGGCGACCGCCTCGCGGGCTACAAAATCGGCCTCACGTCCGAGCCGGCCCGCGCCACCTACAGCGCCGCCGAGCCCGCCCTCGGCTACGTCCTGGCTTCCACCGTGCTGGACCCCGGGCAACCCTTGTCGACCGCGGACCTGTTCGCCCCTCGCGCCGAAGTCGAAATCGCCTTCATCCTCGGCCGCCCGCTTTCCGGCCCCGACACCACCGCCGAGAACGTCCTCGCCGCGACGGCCGCGATCGCCCCCGCCTTCGAAATCGTCGACTCCCGCTGGTCCGGCGGCCCCACCACGCTGCCCATGCTCGCCGCCGACAACACCAACGCCGCCTACGCCCTGCTCGGCCCCCAGGTCCCGGTGCCGCAAGACCTTTCGGCCATCACCTGCACCCTCACCATCGGCGACCGCGTCGTTCCGGGCGCCTCCACCGCGGTGCTGAACGGCAACCCCGCCGCCGCCATCGCCTGGCTCGCCAACCACCTCGCCACGACGGGCGACGAAATCCCGGCGGGCGCCCTGATCCTCACCGGCACCCTGTGCGCGCCGACGCCGTTCACTGGCGGCGAAAGTCTCGCGGCCGACATTCCCGGCCTGGGTAGCGTCACCTTGGCGACGAAATAG
- a CDS encoding SMP-30/gluconolactonase/LRE family protein: MDFGDVTVVPVNGHAPEDVVVDAEGRVYTGVDDGRILRVAPDGRRIDVLGDTGGRPLGLELYGDDLLICDARAGLLTMPLAGGAVRTLATSAAGLDLVFCNNAAVATDGTIYFTDSSRRFGIDRWRDDLIEQTAGGRLLRRAPDGSIDLIADGLQFATGVALPPDESFVAVAETGEFRVTRFWLHGTRQGQRDTLVADLPGFPDNIATGSDGLIWVTQASVRVPALDAIRSLPASLRAAVRSLPAALQPAPKRKVGVLGIAADGAVEHERWGEIPGFHMLVGVREHAGRLWFGSLEGNAIAHTEV; this comes from the coding sequence ATGGACTTCGGTGACGTCACGGTGGTCCCGGTCAACGGGCACGCACCCGAAGACGTGGTGGTGGACGCCGAGGGCCGGGTCTACACCGGCGTCGACGACGGCCGCATCCTGCGCGTCGCTCCCGACGGCCGTCGCATCGACGTCCTCGGCGACACCGGCGGCCGTCCGCTGGGCCTGGAGCTCTACGGCGACGACCTGCTCATCTGCGACGCCCGCGCAGGCCTGCTCACGATGCCGCTGGCCGGGGGAGCGGTGCGCACGCTCGCGACCTCCGCCGCCGGCCTCGACCTGGTGTTCTGCAACAACGCCGCCGTCGCCACCGACGGCACGATCTACTTCACCGACTCCTCGCGCCGCTTCGGCATCGACCGCTGGCGCGACGACCTCATCGAACAGACCGCCGGTGGCCGTCTTCTGCGCCGCGCCCCGGACGGCAGCATCGATCTGATCGCCGACGGCCTCCAGTTCGCCACCGGCGTCGCCCTGCCCCCGGACGAATCCTTCGTGGCCGTCGCCGAAACCGGCGAGTTCCGCGTCACCCGCTTCTGGCTCCACGGCACCCGCCAGGGCCAGCGCGACACCCTCGTGGCGGACTTGCCCGGCTTCCCCGACAACATCGCCACCGGCAGCGACGGCTTGATCTGGGTCACGCAGGCCTCCGTACGCGTGCCCGCCCTCGACGCCATCCGCAGCCTGCCCGCCTCGTTGCGCGCCGCCGTGCGCTCGCTGCCGGCTGCGCTGCAACCCGCCCCGAAACGCAAGGTCGGTGTGCTCGGCATCGCCGCCGACGGCGCTGTGGAGCACGAGCGGTGGGGCGAGATCCCGGGCTTCCACATGCTCGTCGGCGTCCGCGAGCACGCCGGTCGCCTGTGGTTCGGTTCGCTGGAGGGCAACGCCATCGCGCACACCGAGGTGTGA
- a CDS encoding histidine phosphatase family protein, translating into MGAIYLVRHGQASFGAADYDALSERGFEQSTVVGRELARRGVEFAQVRSGSLARQRDTAATALKTLGSDVPVVEDPRWNEYDHVDISRHHAGGAPQEDSRAYQGLLDAALGAWVAAGADGPCAETWPAFLERCTAGLTDLVESLGKGEHALVFTSGGVIGTIAGAVLGVPEVGLLKFNRVTVNTGITKLTSGRGGVNLLTFNEHPHFEAEAAQLLTYR; encoded by the coding sequence TTGGGTGCGATCTACCTCGTCCGTCACGGTCAGGCCTCGTTCGGCGCGGCCGACTACGACGCGCTGTCCGAGCGCGGCTTCGAACAGTCCACTGTGGTCGGTCGTGAGCTCGCGCGCCGGGGCGTCGAGTTCGCGCAGGTGCGCTCCGGCTCGCTCGCCCGCCAGCGCGACACGGCGGCGACGGCGCTGAAGACGCTCGGCTCGGACGTGCCCGTGGTCGAGGACCCGCGGTGGAACGAATACGACCACGTGGACATTTCGCGCCACCACGCCGGCGGCGCCCCGCAGGAGGATTCCCGCGCGTACCAGGGCCTGCTCGACGCCGCGCTCGGTGCGTGGGTGGCGGCGGGCGCCGACGGGCCGTGCGCCGAGACGTGGCCGGCGTTCCTCGAACGCTGCACGGCCGGGCTGACCGACCTCGTCGAGTCACTCGGCAAGGGCGAGCACGCGCTGGTGTTCACCTCCGGGGGCGTGATCGGCACGATCGCGGGCGCGGTGCTGGGCGTGCCCGAGGTCGGCTTGCTGAAGTTCAACCGCGTCACCGTGAACACCGGCATCACCAAGCTCACCTCGGGCCGCGGCGGCGTGAACCTGTTGACGTTCAACGAACACCCGCACTTCGAAGCGGAGGCGGCGCAGCTGCTCACCTACCGGTAG
- a CDS encoding SDR family oxidoreductase, with translation MVLRKNILITGASSGLGEGMARQFAARGRNLALCARRTDRLDELAAELKAAFPGITVVTRPLDVNDHDRVFTVFEEFRGELGSLDRVIVNAGLGKGQPVGKGRFDANRQTLETNFVAAAAQIEAAVGILREQRDGHLAVVSSFSAIRGLPKNLTAYAASKAGISAFVAGTRVELRRTDISVTEIRPGYIASEMTDRSGTTPLLTGAEAGARAMAKAIEAEPKMAYVPSWPWVPLSAVMRVLPAGLLAKFS, from the coding sequence ATGGTCCTGCGGAAGAACATCCTGATCACCGGCGCCAGTTCGGGGCTGGGCGAAGGCATGGCGCGCCAGTTCGCGGCGCGCGGCCGCAACCTCGCCCTCTGCGCGCGGCGTACCGACCGCCTCGACGAGCTCGCGGCCGAACTCAAAGCCGCCTTCCCCGGGATCACGGTCGTCACCCGCCCGCTCGACGTCAACGACCACGACCGCGTGTTCACCGTCTTCGAAGAGTTCCGCGGCGAGCTCGGCTCGCTCGACCGCGTGATCGTGAACGCCGGGCTCGGCAAGGGCCAGCCCGTGGGCAAGGGCCGCTTCGACGCCAACCGCCAGACGCTGGAGACCAACTTCGTCGCCGCGGCCGCGCAGATCGAGGCCGCCGTTGGCATCCTCCGCGAGCAGCGTGACGGGCACCTCGCCGTGGTCTCGTCGTTCAGCGCGATCCGCGGCCTGCCCAAGAACCTCACCGCGTACGCCGCTTCGAAGGCCGGGATTTCCGCGTTCGTGGCGGGCACGCGGGTCGAGCTGCGCCGCACGGACATCAGCGTCACCGAGATCCGCCCCGGCTACATCGCGTCCGAAATGACCGACCGCAGCGGCACCACGCCGTTGCTGACCGGCGCCGAGGCGGGGGCCCGCGCGATGGCCAAGGCGATCGAGGCGGAGCCGAAAATGGCGTACGTTCCTTCGTGGCCGTGGGTGCCGCTCAGTGCGGTCATGCGCGTGCTGCCCGCCGGGTTGCTGGCCAAGTTCTCCTGA
- a CDS encoding acyl-CoA synthetase: MRNPAGVFGLASQVTDKVAETVRSIDVMRRAGLVPFPRLDEGVRSVVAIRKYGPFAGANHIAARRDPAAVGIVDELGPLTFKQLDDRSNALARAWSERGLGEGTVIAALCRDHRGLVLTMAAAGKLGARLLLMNTGFAKPQLADVAKRERVTALVYDQEFTGLLDAIPGDVERYLAWVDEPGDHSVPVLDEIIASTDDRPLPAPAKPGGFVLLTSGTTGTPKGAPRPHTSPLASAQFLDRIPLRAGEATYMGAPLFHGTGLSQFILSFALGCKVVMRRKFDPEQTLKGVAEHRCTTLVLVPTMLQRIVDLPQEVRDRYDTSCLRIIFVAGSALSPDLGNRANEQFGDVVHNLYGSTEVAVATVATPEDWRKAPGTVGRAPVGCRVALYDEHGRQITEPNVTGRVFVGSGLSFGGYTDGRHKEIIDGLLSSGDVGHFDDDGLLFIDGRDDEMIVSGGENVFPVEVENLLVEREDVIEAAVIGVEDDKFGQRLKAFVVRSENSTLDADGVRDYVKSNLARYKVPRDVEFLDELPRNATGKVLRSKLS; this comes from the coding sequence ATGAGGAACCCGGCCGGGGTGTTCGGCCTCGCCAGCCAGGTCACGGACAAGGTGGCCGAGACCGTGCGCAGCATCGACGTGATGCGCCGCGCGGGACTCGTGCCGTTCCCGCGGCTCGACGAGGGTGTGCGCTCGGTCGTGGCCATCCGGAAGTACGGCCCGTTCGCCGGCGCCAACCACATCGCCGCGCGCCGCGACCCCGCGGCCGTCGGGATCGTCGACGAGCTCGGCCCGCTCACGTTCAAACAGCTCGACGACCGGTCCAACGCGCTGGCCAGGGCCTGGTCCGAGCGCGGACTCGGCGAGGGCACCGTGATCGCCGCGCTGTGTCGCGACCACCGCGGCCTCGTGCTCACCATGGCCGCCGCCGGCAAGCTCGGCGCGCGCCTGCTGCTGATGAACACCGGCTTCGCGAAGCCGCAGCTGGCCGACGTCGCGAAGCGCGAACGCGTCACCGCGCTCGTGTACGACCAGGAGTTCACCGGCCTGCTCGACGCGATCCCCGGTGACGTCGAGCGCTACCTCGCGTGGGTCGACGAGCCGGGCGATCACTCCGTGCCCGTGCTCGACGAGATCATCGCCAGCACCGACGACCGCCCGCTGCCCGCGCCCGCCAAGCCCGGCGGGTTCGTGCTGCTCACCAGCGGCACCACCGGCACGCCCAAGGGCGCGCCGCGGCCGCACACGTCGCCGCTTGCGTCCGCGCAGTTCCTCGACCGCATCCCGCTGCGCGCGGGCGAAGCCACGTACATGGGCGCGCCGCTTTTTCACGGCACCGGGCTTTCGCAGTTCATCCTGAGCTTCGCGCTGGGCTGCAAGGTGGTGATGCGGCGCAAGTTCGACCCGGAGCAGACTTTGAAAGGTGTCGCCGAGCACCGCTGCACGACGCTCGTGCTGGTGCCGACGATGCTGCAGCGCATCGTCGACCTGCCGCAGGAGGTGCGCGACCGGTACGACACCTCGTGCCTGCGGATCATCTTCGTCGCGGGCTCCGCGCTGTCGCCGGATCTGGGCAACCGGGCCAACGAGCAGTTCGGCGACGTCGTGCACAACCTTTACGGCTCAACGGAAGTCGCCGTCGCGACAGTCGCCACGCCGGAAGACTGGCGCAAGGCGCCGGGCACCGTCGGGCGCGCCCCCGTGGGTTGCCGCGTCGCGCTGTACGACGAGCACGGCCGCCAGATCACCGAGCCGAACGTGACGGGCCGCGTCTTCGTCGGCAGCGGACTCAGCTTCGGCGGCTACACCGACGGCCGCCACAAGGAGATCATCGACGGCCTGCTCTCCAGCGGCGACGTCGGCCACTTCGACGACGACGGCCTGCTCTTCATCGACGGCCGCGACGACGAGATGATCGTCTCCGGCGGCGAGAACGTGTTCCCGGTGGAGGTGGAGAACCTCCTGGTGGAGCGGGAAGACGTGATCGAGGCCGCCGTGATCGGCGTCGAGGACGACAAGTTCGGCCAGCGGCTCAAGGCGTTCGTGGTGCGCAGCGAGAACTCCACCCTCGACGCCGACGGGGTGCGCGACTACGTGAAGTCGAACCTCGCCCGCTACAAGGTGCCCCGCGACGTCGAGTTCCTGGACGAGCTTCCGCGCAATGCGACCGGGAAGGTGTTGCGCTCCAAGCTGAGCTGA